The Amaranthus tricolor cultivar Red isolate AtriRed21 chromosome 2, ASM2621246v1, whole genome shotgun sequence genome contains the following window.
ATTTTTCCACTTAACAgacaaaaagttaaaatttttattaattttacggTGTTATTATTAAGACGACTTTTCCCATTTATATAATAATCATCTTCATGCAATGAATACTTAATCTAACAAACAACTTAATTTTTTGTCCAACTATATAGACAAGTTGTAAACTAGGTTACCAAGAACAATTTGTCAGAATCGCCATTACCTAGTATACCCTAACCCACCCACGACCATATCCCTAAAACCCAGATACCCACCCACGACCATATCCCTAAAACCCAGATACCCACCCACGACCGCCAACCGGACGACCCACACCAGTCACCCCTCGCCGGCATCTCTGTTCAGTCGCCACTCGCTAGAGTTCACTCACTGCCTCACTCGCTGTTCGCATTTCGCCACTGCTGCAGTGCTGCCGAGAAGTAAAGCCACTAACGGCCACCGCCCACCGTGAACTTTGAACACCACCATACTAAACCACCTTCAATTCAATTTCaggtattattttaaattttggaatCCCCAAAAGTTaactttttttgtttcaaatttcaattcagtttcttcaattattaatatatgtttttacttaatataatagTATTAATCTTTGGAATTTGAATATGTTATCAAGATCAAATTCATCAGTTGGAACAATTCATCCCTAATTTGCGAATGTTTTCTTCTGAACTGTATTCTGGGAATGCTTTCTTCGTTTGATGTTTAGCAACAAATGCTTTTGGTCCTTGATGAAGCCTTCATTTTGCAAATTGCCAACGATCTGTATCGACCTTACTGAAGCCCTGTTTCATTTAAGGGCAACATCCTAATTGTTATTCACATTTGAAAACTATCCTGAGCAGacaatttttagttattttgcaCACATTAAGTCCATAGAAACTCAGCAATCACCACTGATAATATAATCGCCATTCATGATGGAAATTAAGAGGGGAGAGAGGAATGGTGAGTATGATTTTACAATTGCCACGACAAAAGCGTAGGCCTTTAAGCTAAGAAGTAAAGACACATCAGTCACCATGGAGTAACAGCATAAAAGCTTGACTTGAGCAGGCATGGCACAAGCTCATACATAACATGAAACTCACAAACCAAGCACAGAATTAGCAAACAATGATTGAAAAGATCGGCAAGACACACTTATCAAGATTGAGAAAGCACATAATATGGGAGGCTTTTTTCTATTTTAGACGCCTCACTCCATCAGCAGAATAAGTTATTAGTCTTCTTAAAGAACCGAAGCCCACACTCAAATCACATTGACCAAAGCTTTACACAATTAATAATTTCCGCAAAATTTATTCATATGTTGGTGCCTCAGGGTGTTTGAACCCTGGATTTGCCCCTGTATGAACCCTATTACCAATTTCCACAATTCTAGGATATTGTTAAatgaatcaaatttttattGGTAATTTAGACTAATGAAAACACTAGGAAATAAATTGTCTTAAACTTTCAATTGGAAACAGCTAAAAAATTACTCATGCCTTTTCCACTTTCCAGGATATCCAGAAACTTCAATTAATTTGGTTTTTTGCTGATATAAATGGCTACTATGTCCGGGCTGCTGTCAAATTGTTCAGGTTTCCCACCtcaaatttgttattttttgggAAATTCCATGTAGTAATCCTAAATTTTCGGCTTttccatgtggtagacaaaaggaaagcttttttgttaactttacgctattttactcaacataatgacattttttttaaaaagcaaaCATTGTGACCACCCTAATTGACCACATATTTCAAAATTCAgtcgaaataaatacttaatttaaccaaaaattgaaaattttgtctACCATATAGAAAAGTTGGAAGCTCAAGGTTACCACGcggattttaaaaaaacatttgtgaaaaagtcaaaaactcaggATCACTATGTAGAATTtcccttatttttttaatttcagaaTGCTTGAGTGTTTCATTGAGTTGATGACTTCAATAGATCAAAacaattttcttatatttttttttatttatgtagttTTGAGTCATATTAATGGCAAGGCAATGGTTTCTTTTGGATATTCAATGTCTACGGAAGCCAAAAATAGGGACTTGATTACTTGTAATTTTGTAACTAAAAAGGTATAATTTTCTCTTATTGTTCTActtgtttttttaaagttttcttCTCTAAACCTTAAATTATGTTGTACAAGTAAATTTTCCATCTGTTATTGTGGTAGATTTCATGGGTAAAAGTTGATTCTTTTGATTTGGAGCGGATTCGGCCTCGATTTTCAATGTCTATAGGAGGAAATTATGGGATAAAGATTGATGATGAGTATGATGAGGATCCATTTTGGctatgtttgttaaaagatacTATCAGGTATTAAGATAAGAAGCatgtgtatatatttattgaGATTGGAGAAGTAGTACTTTATTCGTGTTTTATTAATTGCCCCAATTGAACAAAAAATTCGTGTTTTTTTGGTGACAGTGGATTGGCATGTAATTTTGATGTAGTAATTTGTTACTCTATGTTCTTTTCAGGGGTTTGAAGTCATTGCTTGCTTTCCTTGTTGAACAACCTGGGCAATTGAAATACATTGAATGGCCGAGTTTCCAAGACACGGTATTATTTTTCGCTGTTTTTGGATGGATCATTGTTATGTAGTTACATAATGCAAGTTTCAATCTGCAGTGCAATGATTATAGCCTGGCTAACTTATAGTAGTATTGTAGTAGTATTTGCTGAAACAAAATCGAATGTTTGTTTGGGTTATTGAGTACTTGGTAGAAGATTTTTGGGTTTTGATTGTCTAATTGACTCGTCACCCCAACCAGAGGAGCATTGATGGAGTTCTGGAGATCAATAGAATGAGGGATGTTCTTCCTCCCTAATTAAATATCATATAATACACTTGAAGTTCAATTAAAAAGCATGATGTTGGTGCTACGTTTATCAGCTAGAATAATATAGTTTATGCTTAATTTTTCTTCCATGCAAaacatatatcaatatatatttatttctttttgagCAATGGGAGCAACATCTATGTTAGTGCGAGTGCTTATATTTCTTAATATTAGTGTATGTAAGCTCAATATTAAAGTTTACATATGACACACATAATGCTTTTGAGCAGAACTTCTATTAGTATGTGGAAGTGCATGTGTGACGTGGTCTCTAGACCACTGTTTGTTTCTGCACCTTCAGCTAATTCGACTAGTTTTTGTTAGTTATGCTGCATTCTTCCTGATTCAGAAGAATGTGTTAGGATTTGTTTGGATGAACATAAGTTTTTGCAAACCTTGTGTTTGTAACTGTTTCTGTTGTATGCTGTAGAATAGATGAGAACAAAAATTTCCCCCAACCTAGTCAAGTATTTTCATGAATTTTTACCCTTTGGTAAATGTTTTGGATACCAAGTTAGGGAGGCAGGGCGGGTAAGGGTGTTGGacagatttttctttatttaaattAGATAGAAGAtgaaggaaaggttggaagtgTACCTCCTGTTTCTAACTATATGCTGATGTGGACCAATTTTAATTCGAAAGGTTTGTGTTTATTTGCTCAACAACAAAATCCAACAACCTCGCAAACTTTGAAGCACAAGATCTCTGATTTTATTTCCTGCAGAATCTTGTATCTTGGTTATTTTTTCAACCGGTCAATGAAATTTTTTCCCTCGTTTGCCAACTTTATTTCACCCACATCCATGATTTACTTCCAAGTACGAGGAAATACATTCCTTCCTTTgtctttttttcctttcaagTCCCTTTCTGCAAACGAGCAACTGTTTTTGATGTACTTTCCCCGGTTGTTCGGTATTCACCAAGCACCTCATTTCATAGTGCCAATACAAAATGCACTTGAATAAAACACATTGGAATGTTTtgagaatgtcaatcaagtacaactatttttttgatttggttACTGATGCAAGGTGACAGTCTTGGGTATTTCTCTACTTACCTCTTCCCCCTGATTAAAGATGTTCGTTTGTGGCTCGGGCGAAAGAATAAAGGAGCCTTCAGCAAATGATAGTAGAAATATTCTGTATTCCTGTGACTCAATCTTGATATACCACTAATACATAATGCATGATATAAAATGCTATTTGTGATTGGCATACAAGTATGTTCATTTTTTTCTAATCTAACCATTTTTTACAATGTATGGGCGTAATCTAACCAATTTCCATgccatttgtttttctttttcagttGCGAACAGCCACTCTCACCCTTATACTAGTTGCAGCTCTTATTGTTGCTTTGTCTTCAATTGATTCTGCTCTTTCCTATGTATTGGTGTTGATTCTGAGAAAACCTGCATGATGCAAGCTGTTATGATCGACTCGACTCCGGCCTCATATTTACTGCACATTTGTAACAGCGAAGGAGATTCCCTGCATGGTCACAGAGTTTAGTCTTCCTTAACGTTACAAGGCACAAGAAGATATGTATCAAGATCAGCGTACAGTGTAGATAGGTCAAGGGGCCCTTGTTTAATACTCTCGAAAGTTGCTAAGAGAAGTTTCCTTTCATCACATTAATTAGTCTCTTTAACGATACAATTTTATTAGATCACTGTTTTTTTCGGCTATATAGCGCCGTAAGGACACTAATGTATGTGTGTAATTGATCATGGAGACGACTGTTGGCAATTTTGGCCCTCAATTTGTATAATGAATATGGTGATTGTCATGGAGATAAGTGGCACCCTAATTCAAGGTCGCAACTCGCAAGTAGAAGTGTCTTATTATCATTGATATTGATAGGAGTACTAAACAAAGAAGTTACTATAACAAATTTCAATTATGGGATTGTGATTTGTATGCTGCAAAGTTACACATTTTGCAATATTAGAGGAACACTAAATTGTAAAATCGTGctatattgattttgatttctcGTAATCGAGGAAATTTAGATTTGGATCTACTTAAACAATGACTATGGCTATTCAAATTGTAGAACACATAACATAGAAAAAACTAACAAGCAAATTACATTTGCATACATGTAAAGTTGAGTGTTCGATCTTCcttattttagtattttaacTTGTTCGgttcaaaaattaatataattaacgtAACATCCAAACTAGCACTAGTCTTATCTAATGGATTACACTATTATAACTTCAATAGCCTCAATGTTGAGCATGCTCTAAAGGAAATTTGGTTTGAAGATTTTTGAAAGAACTTTACACTCTCTTGtgggtaattttttctaaattatatCATAATATTCGAGTCCAAtttgcttttatattttttatcatatactcccttcaattcttTTTAATTGTCTCACTTGGGTTGGACACGAATATTAAGAAAGTTGAGGGATTACCTTGAATAGCATACCCATGTGATGTAGTGGGCATTGGGGGGTTTAAATAGTGTagtttagtaaaaaaataaggGTGTTCTGGTAATTACATAAATGTATAAGGACAATTTGATCCAAAAATTATGttctaaaatagaaatgagacaattaaagtAGATtgcccaaataagaaaatgggataattgaaaaaattgatGGGAGTAACATTTAATAAATCGATTGATTAAATATGAGATAATTAgataaaaaaagttaatgaaTGAGTAATACAATTGCTAATGATATAGAGAAGCCTTCACTTCAAAGCAACTCTTGTTTCATTTTAGAaacttggtttttattttttttcgttttccATCCTTGATTTTAAAGAGATATGaatatgagaaaatttgaaaaaaataagatcttTTATTAACTTTAGTCAACTTGATTTTAAAGAGATATGaatatgagaaaatttgaaaaaaataagatcttttattaactttagtcaaaaaataaaattcgtttaaactttattcccaaaataagcgtctttggcccTAAAGCTAGGCTTGGTAcataatcgctgttactaacagcgagttTAAAGTTGCTGAAATTTTTAAGTCAATATGTAGtcgttgttattaacagcgaaatAAGGAAAGGggaagtcgctgttagtaacagtgagtTATTGCGGCCCTAAATACGacagtcttcttcctccttcataTTACCCACAATTCAAATCGGTGCCCTAAAGACACGAAActctccctcttctttccaccattaaaatcaacttcaatcctttaattaatctcatcaaattccaagttcCTACTAGTAATTAGTTCAGTCATTTTATCACATTCACTTcaggtaataatttttttttcttttttcaaaaatatagtgtttatatttcttcatcaactttcacataaatgcaGGTTCATATACTTGCAAATTACTACTTCTTGGTGATCTATAGCTTATTAAggtacctttttattataaattttttagttgtttttgtttttaaaaagtgtGTCATTTGTAGTGGTCATTTATACTTAAAATCTatgaatatgtcaaatgtagttgttatttgcCATAATCTTCATAATGaagttgtttgttcatgaatttaatgtagagaatgtttgaatgcaaaccctaattttgtaaattatacatatatttacgCAGTCAATAATTAATGTGCCTTGTTTTTAAATGTTGTTATGAATGTTGTGAACTCTAGTTATGAGGGTTGTTGAACAATGTACTTGCTttcttatgaacttgatggtgatgttgattttgtacgtattattgtagaaatggatttatttcgtgtgactgttgtatgtttttggaatggttcaattcgatcaagtagtagcaatgttaagtatgttagGGGAAGACGTAAAacgtttgcatgcaactcaaacatggatttgaatgaatttaaacatcttaaatgttctaagattgggattgacactacaagaagtactgttaatgtaagttttaaatacaatatgagtggacaattgttagcttttccggttgaggatgaggaggttatagatgcaatgtgggagtattcaaggtcttCCTCTATTCCTTTGTtagagttatacgtagaagaggtacccttaGAGAATTAAAATGTCAATGTTGTAGCAACAAATGCAGTCTTGAATGTAACTTCTTCTACTCCTTCTCCTATGCCTTTCTCTagccaagaaacccaaaatcccattTTGCCATCCTCTTCTTCTCCTTCAAATGAATCCAATCAACTTGAACTTCAATGGGAAACCGATGAGGACTGTGGGACATGGTGGATTTGcgccaccaattcttccaccACCAGATGTGCCgtatggatcgcggtggtcTTTTGATTGACGTACAAGGACTCACACAGGATCTACTTCGAGCGGACCAGGTAAAAGCTTCACTTACTAGTCTTGTAACTATCATattgcgtaatttattaattacattttcacgtgtagtttcgatgggacccttaccccgctgaggcatacgctgcattgcctcagcactcaggGATATTGTCGGGGGCAtggagagcatctgtacctTTGATATGCTTCGAAATAGTCGAAATGCATCTCCCTGAGcacgtactgcgccaatttgggatggtacaagGCATCCCGCCACCTTGTGACATAGAGGCGGAGCTCCATCACAGCTCATGCAAGGGTCGGGAACCCAAGAATTGgttggagatcaactggcgccatatcgctcgttgggatcacaggctaaagctgctggcccaaggtgcgccgatcaatgctgtaggcgcacctacttcggCGGATTACATGTTGTGGTTCCTCTctatcactcgtcgatggatgacaccacgaggtatcatcgcAGTCGCCCTGTATGCTTCCgtagcaccgacgatgacacagtttgtaagtattcttccatgttgattattatccatagaacttacataTTATAGATTTCATTAACTCCAAATTGAATGCAGGCACAAGGCATTGCAGCTGTCATCAGCTCCAACCAGGAAGAgcctgtacgggagattgcccaaggcatactcctacggacacagtttcagcacttcattccagaagtcgCTGTGCCTGACACCACTATGGACGCTCAGGGGTCATCTCATCATCTTGctgacgttcatcttgaggaggtagacttaacgtgccccgactatggtgccgggtcctcacaAGGTGCTGGATCATcccagtatcaatcacctcccctacccaaGCGTCATGCGACCATcacttactatcgtaggaggcgtcatagaccgtcacagttagagaaggtacaggaggaggattagcattagtatactgtttttatatattaaacattagtaacgttttgtatatattgaatatttgtaacatatggttgtgtatattttgtaatatatatgtagatgtgtatatgtttatcgtattatcacatgtttattatgaatgaaatgatgttaattactcggagttttcggcgatgaatcattccgccaaaaattaagtatgaattaaatcaaaatcaaacagacaatcatattcaaataggaaaAATGCTCtcaaaaattcaacacaatttcattcatgttcgacgaatccatatcaaattacatagttcattcgttaagttaaaccatATTACAACGGCTAGATTAAATCATACACAAAAGTCAAACCATTtgatcgctgttactaacagcgacttccCCTTTGACCAGTCAAACcttatttcgctgttagtaacaacgactacATGTTGACTTAAAAATTCCAGCAACTTTAaactcgctgttagtaacagcgattatgTACTAAGTCTAGCTTTgaggccaaaaacgcttattttgaaaataaagtttaaacgaaattttttttttttgactaaagttaataaaatgtcttattttttaaaaattttaactaaAACATGCAAACCCAAATATCcatcttttttcatttattggTCCACAATCTCAAATCATACCCATTAGTCACTCACTCACTATAGACTGCCACAATTTCATCACAACACTTAACCAATTACCGATAATTCAAATACCCTCTCAGCGGCATGTTAAATACTCCCTTTGTTCTAATAGatttaaaatttaagaaattaataataaataaaaagaaaaaataaattatataaatgaaattaaaagaaaatgaaaatatatatataagatttaaagaaaatagttagctatattaaaaataaaactgatTAGAAAATAAATGGATaggatgaaaatataaattagatatataaatgaaaataaagaataagGTACGTGTCATggcaaaaattgaaaatgacaaATTTGATGAGGGAGGGATGGATCAATCAAAATTTACTACCCTTTTGATATTTTTCACCAAGATtttcaatcattaataaataaatttgttcTTGACCAAAAAATGTCATCCTCTCTATCTCTCAGGCCCACAAGCCCGAGTTTTCATCGGGTATCAGCTCAACCCATTTGGCCTAAACGTTGTTGGACCGTCACTATACCTTCCCGGCGTACTTTAACATCAACCATAGTGGTTGGGGCCGGGTCACGGCCACGGGCCGATGATTCAGCGCCGATTGGTATGTCCGTGGAAGATGCTTTGAAGCTTTTGGGTGTTTCAGAAGAAGCCTCTTTCGATGATATTTTGAgggcaaaaaacaaagttttagccaCTTGTAAAGATGACCCTCAAGCTGTCGCTCAGGtttaattgtaaaattatttagCTCCTTTactattcttttcgtttttgtcAATAATTATTCAGATTTTTTGGATTGTTTCTATCATGGTTGATTGTCTTTAAGTGGTGAATTGATGATGGGATTATGAGAAAAAGGTTTTTGCTTTTGGATTTTGCGTGAATTACTTTGCATGTTCATGTATACATGACAAAAGTTTGATTCTTTTGATGAAAATTTATGTGTGATTGTGAATTTGAATTAGAATTTTCTGCGGCTGGTTGCCTAATATAGActtaatttttgtgaatttaGTATTTATTGTGTAAGTAACTTTTTTGGTCATTGATTGTGTTGTTGAATTTGAGGTATGTCTAGATTGATGTGGAAAATACTAAGTGTGTCTTTGGAGGGAAAGAAATGGACGGAAGCAAAGGAGAGGGATTTCGAGGGATAAAGGATTCCTTGTTGTATAAGGGAAGGGATTTCGAGGGGAGTGATTTGGAGAGATTAGATGAATAATTTTTGTTAAGGTGCCGGTATCTCTAAAGTTGGACTTCCTTCCCCTTCCATTCCCtactaattaaacaaagctacttttcttcccttcctttcctttccctccccctttcctttcttttc
Protein-coding sequences here:
- the LOC130805170 gene encoding uncharacterized protein LOC130805170; protein product: MATMSGLLSNCSVLSHINGKAMVSFGYSMSTEAKNRDLITCNFVTKKISWVKVDSFDLERIRPRFSMSIGGNYGIKIDDEYDEDPFWLCLLKDTIRGLKSLLAFLVEQPGQLKYIEWPSFQDTLRTATLTLILVAALIVALSSIDSALSYVLVLILRKPA